From the genome of Pseudomonas sihuiensis:
CTGGGCATTCTCGGCGGCAGCCTGAGCCTGGCACCGGCGACCTGGGCACTGGAACAACCCAGTCAGTTGCTGCCCCTGCGGCTCAGTGGCCTGGATCTGCAAGAGCTGTTTCGCGTCTACCCAGCCGAAGGGTTGGCCGGTAGCGGGCTGATCGACGGCACCCTGCCGCTGCGCCTGGCTGACGCCATCAGTATCGAACAGGGCCTGATCGAAGCCAGGCCCCCGGGTGGACAACTGAGTTTTCATTCACCGCGCATCCGCGCCATGGGTCAGGCCAACCCGGGTATGAAGCTGGTCACCGACGCGCTGGAAGACTTCCACTACGATCTGCTCAGCAGTAGCGTCGACTATGATCAGTCCGGCACACTGCGGCTAGGCATGCGCCTGCATGGACAGAACCCGGCCATCGAGAAAGGCCGGCCCATCCATTTCAACATCAATCTGGAAGAAGACATTCCGGCCTTGCTGGCCAGCCTGCAGCTGACCGACAAGGTCAGTGGCATCATCCAGCAACGGATTCAGCAATGGATGCGCCAGCGTGTCCCCCAAGAACCAAAGGAGTAGCGCCATGCGCACGTACCGCCTCCTCGCAGTCCTGAGCCTGGGGCTGCTGTGCCAGGCCTGTACCCCGACGGTACAACTGGCGATGCCGAACGAACCGATCAACATCAACCTGAACGTCAAGGTCGAGCACGAAATCTACATCAAGGTGGACAAGGCGCTGGACAGTGTATTCAACGAAGACAGTGGTCTGTTTTGAGCCCGCCGCACAGGTTCTACGGAGAGAGACGATGATTCGATACATTTCGACCCTGCTGCTGGCATTGAGCCTGAGCCTGCCGGCGTACGCACTGAACCTCAACCAGGCCATGAGTGCCCTGGGCGAAGCCAAGGCCAGCGGCCAGCTCGGCGAGCAACCCAACGGCTACCTGGGCGTGGTCAAGCCTGGCGGCCAGGCCGACGAAATTGCCCGCCTGATCAACCAGGCGCGTCGCGCCGAGTATCAGAAGGTGGCACAGGACAATGGCATCAGCCTGAACGACGTGGAAGCCATCGCCGGCAAGAAGGCCATCGAGCGCACGCCCAAGGGCCAGTTCATCCAGTTGAACGGCCAGTGGCTGCAGAAATAGAAAGCTGCTGGCTGAAACGAAAGAACCCGCCTAGGCGGGTTCTTTTTTGCACGAGCAGTGATCAGGCGCCGGCTTTGCTCACGGCATCCTTGATCAGGGTCTGCAGCTCGCCCTTCTCATACATCTCGGTGAGGATGTCGCTACCGCCGACCAGTTCACCACCGACCCACAGCTGCGGGAAGGTCGGCCAGTTGGCGTACTTCGGCAGGTTGGCGCGGATTTCCGGGTTCTGCAGGATGTCGACGTAGGCGAACTTCTCGCCGCAGCCCATCACCACCTGGGCAGCACGGGCAGAGAAGCCACACTGCGGCGCGTTGGGCGAGCCTTTCATGTACAGCAGAACGGTGTTGTTGGCGATCTGCTCTTTGATGGTTTCGATGATATCCATGGGGCACCTCAGCATAGACTTCGCGACCCGACGGTCGCCACGGTGGCGCGATTGTAGCGAAAAACCGAGCGCAATGCTCGGCCTTGCCATCACCCCCATCGCGTCAAGACAACCCCGGATTTCATTCGGGCTACGCAGCCACCACCTCCACCGGCACGCCATTGAGCACCGCATTGCCGGACAGCGCATCGAGCTGGCGCTCGTCAGTCAGATCATTGGCACTGGCGCCCGGCTGCGCGCGGGCGATATCCATCTGCACGCCGGGTCGGGCATGGCCCCAGCCGTGGGGCAGACTGACCACACCCGCCATCACCTCATCGCTGGCTGCCACCTCCACCTCGATGCTGCCGACCCGCGAGCGCACACTTACGCGCTGGCCATCGACCAAGCCACGACTGGCCAGGTCCGCCGGATTCATCAGCAACTGATGACGCGGCTTGCCCTTCACCAGACGGTGATAGTTGTGCATCCAGGAGTTGTTGCTGCGCACATGGCGACGGCCGATCAGCAGCAGCTCATGAGCAGCCGGTTGTTGCTGCTCGGCGAAACGTGCCAGATCGGCCAGCAACAGCTCAGGCGCGGCCTGCACCGCCTTGCTCGGCGTTTTCAGACGCGCAGCAAGATTCGGTTGCAGCGGTCCCAGGTCGAGCCCATGCGGTTGCTCGCGCAAAGCCGCCAGGCTGAGTTTGCGCTCGCTACTATCACCATGGGGGCCGAAACGCAGGCCCATATCGATCATCTGCTCAGGCGCCATGGTCGGTTTCAGCCCGAGGCCATTGCGCGCCGCGAAGGCCTTGGCCAGGCCGACGAAGATTTCCCAGTCGTGCAGCGCGTCGTCCGGCTTGGCCAGGATCGCCTCGTTGAAACGGGTGACGTTGCGCACCGCGAACACATTGAAGGTGGTGTCGTAGTGATCATGCTCCAGCGGCGCGGTCGGCGGCAGGATCAGGTCGGCGTAGCGAGTGGTCTCGTTGATGTAGAAATCCACCGAGAGCATGAACTCCAGACCGTCCAGCGCCTGCTCCAGTTGCCGCCCATTGGGCGTTGACAGCACCGGGTTGCCGGCCACGGTGACCAGCGCACGAATCTGCCCTTCGCCGGGCGTCAGCATCTCCTCGGCCAGCGCCGAGACCGGCAGCTCGCCGCCGTATTCCGGCAAGCCGGAAACCCGGCTCTGCCAACGGTTGAAATGCCCGCCCGAGGTGCTCGCCACCAGGTCCACCGCCGGCGTTGTGCAGAGCACACCGCCTGCGCGATCGAGGTTGCCGGTCACCAGGTTGATCACCTGCACCAGCCACTGACAAAGCGTGCCGAACGCCTGGGTGGAAACGCCCATACGCCCGTAGCAGACGGCCTTGTCGGCAGCGGCGAAATCCCGCGCCAGTTGCCGAATGGTTTCGGCCGGCACCCCACAACGTGCGCTCATGGCTTGCGCATCAAAGCCGGCAATCGCCTCACGCACCTGTTCCAACCCTTCCACCGGCAGATGGCTGTCGCGCGTCAGGCCTTCCTCGAACAGGGTGTTGAGTAGCGCCAGCAACAGCGCGGCATCGCTGCCGGGGCGCACGAACAGGTGCTGGTCGGCGATGGCCGCGGTTTCGCTGCGCCGCGGATCGACCACCACCAGTTTGCCGCCACGCGCCTGGATGGCCTTCAGGCGCTTCTCCACATCCGGCACGGTCATGATGCTGCCGTTGGAGGCCAGCGGGTTGCCGCCCAGAATCAGCATGAAATCGGTGTGATCGATATCGGGAATCGGAATCAGCAGGCCGTGGCCGTACATCAGGAGGCTGGTCAGGTGGTGCGGCAACTGATCGACCGAGGTAGCGGAGAAGCGATTTCGGGTTTTCAGCTGACCGAGGAAGTAGTTGCTGTGGGTCATCAGCCCGTAGTTGTGCACGCTGGGATTGCCCTGATACACGGCCACGGCGTTCTGCCCATGCGCCGCCTGGATTGTGCTCAGGCGCTCGGCCACCAGACCGAAGGCCTCGTCCCAGCCGATGGCCTGCCACTGCTCCCCAACGCGGCGCATGGGCTGGCGGATACGGTCGGGGTCGTTCTGGATGTCCTGCAGCGCAACAGCCTTGGGGCAGATATGGCCGCGGCTGAAGCTGTCCTGGGCATCGCCCTTGATCGAGCGAATCTGCGTGCTGCCGTCAGCTTGAGCTTCGGTTTCGATGGCGAGCCCACAGATGGCTTCGCACAGATGGCACGCACGGTAATGGAGGGACTTGGTCATGGCCTGGCCTCTTGTTCTGATCCGAGACGACCGGTCAGGTCGCAGGTCATGAACTATGGGCCGAGCGCGGAGACGACGCCAGCAGCGTTCGTCTCATGAATCGGCAGGCATCAAGCCTGCCGATTCAGGGTCGCGACTGTCCGAATTAACGGATGGAGGTCACGGTGCCCTTGTTGCCGGTAACGTTGACGCTAACGGTCTTGTACACGAAGTAATCCTGAACGTTCACTTCGTAACGCGGGGCGACGATCACGTCGGCACCCGAGGCCTTGACTGCCTTGTAGGCAGCTGCGGACTTGGCGGAAGCGACCGGGTCGAGACCCAGCGCGAAACCACCCTCACCACCACCGTAGGTCACGCCATCGGCGAACTGAGTGTCACCACCCAGCTTGAACACACCGAACAGGATGTTCACCGAAGATTGACCGGAGATGGGCTCGCCCACTTTCACGTCGGCCTTGAGGTTAGTTTGCACGGTGCCGTTCAGCGGAACGGTCGGCTGGCTAACGTTCTGGCTGGCACAGCCAGTCAGCAGGGCGAGAGCGGAGAAAGCGGCGGCGTAGGCTACGTGTTTCATGCAAAACTCCTTTGCACATATATTCCATGGATGTCCCCGTTGCGGGGGCAATGCATTGCCTTGGAAAGGCGGCGGCATCCTAGAGGCCCGGTCTAGAGCGGTGCAAGCGATGATGTCAGTTTTGTGACATCTCGCACGCAGCTTTGGGAAAAGGCTTACAAAACAGGATTTTGTATGCCTGCGGGCGGCAATTTGCGCCGTCTCGTCATTTCCTTATAAGATCGCGCCTTCCCCTGTTTCGTCGCACCCTGCGGCCTCCTGCCGCAAGCTCTGCTGTTTTTGTCGGTTTTATCCCCGACTGCGGGCTTGCGAACTGTAGTGATAAAGGTAGTTAACGATGAGCGTCAGACACTTTCTCTCGATGATGGATTACACACCGGACGAACTGGTGGGACTGATCCGCCGAGGCATCGAGCTGAAGAATCTGCGCAACCGTGGCGTACTTTTCGAGCCGCTGAAGAATCGCGTGCTGGGCATGATCTTCGAGAAGGCCTCGACTCGCACCCGCCTGTCCTTCGAAGCAGGCATGATCCAGCTCGGTGGCCAGGCCATCTTCCTCTCGCCGCGCGACACCCAACTGGGCCGTGGCGAGCCGATCGGCGATGCTGCCATCGTCATGTCGAGCATGCTCGACGCGGTGATGATCCGCACCTTCGCCCACAGCAACCTCACCGAGTTCGCCGCCAAGTCCAAGGTACCGGTGATCAATGGCCTGTCCGACGACCTGCACCCCTGCCAGTTGCTGGCCGACATGCAGAC
Proteins encoded in this window:
- a CDS encoding YnbE family lipoprotein, which translates into the protein MRTYRLLAVLSLGLLCQACTPTVQLAMPNEPININLNVKVEHEIYIKVDKALDSVFNEDSGLF
- a CDS encoding YdbL family protein encodes the protein MIRYISTLLLALSLSLPAYALNLNQAMSALGEAKASGQLGEQPNGYLGVVKPGGQADEIARLINQARRAEYQKVAQDNGISLNDVEAIAGKKAIERTPKGQFIQLNGQWLQK
- the grxD gene encoding Grx4 family monothiol glutaredoxin, giving the protein MDIIETIKEQIANNTVLLYMKGSPNAPQCGFSARAAQVVMGCGEKFAYVDILQNPEIRANLPKYANWPTFPQLWVGGELVGGSDILTEMYEKGELQTLIKDAVSKAGA
- a CDS encoding molybdopterin oxidoreductase family protein, whose protein sequence is MTKSLHYRACHLCEAICGLAIETEAQADGSTQIRSIKGDAQDSFSRGHICPKAVALQDIQNDPDRIRQPMRRVGEQWQAIGWDEAFGLVAERLSTIQAAHGQNAVAVYQGNPSVHNYGLMTHSNYFLGQLKTRNRFSATSVDQLPHHLTSLLMYGHGLLIPIPDIDHTDFMLILGGNPLASNGSIMTVPDVEKRLKAIQARGGKLVVVDPRRSETAAIADQHLFVRPGSDAALLLALLNTLFEEGLTRDSHLPVEGLEQVREAIAGFDAQAMSARCGVPAETIRQLARDFAAADKAVCYGRMGVSTQAFGTLCQWLVQVINLVTGNLDRAGGVLCTTPAVDLVASTSGGHFNRWQSRVSGLPEYGGELPVSALAEEMLTPGEGQIRALVTVAGNPVLSTPNGRQLEQALDGLEFMLSVDFYINETTRYADLILPPTAPLEHDHYDTTFNVFAVRNVTRFNEAILAKPDDALHDWEIFVGLAKAFAARNGLGLKPTMAPEQMIDMGLRFGPHGDSSERKLSLAALREQPHGLDLGPLQPNLAARLKTPSKAVQAAPELLLADLARFAEQQQPAAHELLLIGRRHVRSNNSWMHNYHRLVKGKPRHQLLMNPADLASRGLVDGQRVSVRSRVGSIEVEVAASDEVMAGVVSLPHGWGHARPGVQMDIARAQPGASANDLTDERQLDALSGNAVLNGVPVEVVAA